A genomic segment from Nodularia sphaerocarpa UHCC 0038 encodes:
- the dpdE gene encoding protein DpdE codes for MIELGSLVQSQNNYLGIGKVTEISPPDVMVEYFCSGGQRLQKTLPLDSLSQVKLQPQTRCYISAPTQDTWLIGRICTWDEDAEMYQIDLPDKKTTIATEQEIYVRCNIPITDPIETLAMKGHETPYFHDKRLTFVKSLIKQRAMSRGMRGLISANIELYPHQVEVVRRVLEDPIQRYLLADEVGLGKTIEAGAILRQFLIDEPKKGAVVLVPQYLLPQWRAELENKFYISHFGKRVVVLALEDVHRINQKANIGCLILDEAHHIAAMATSRDAAVRQRFESCKILAHKSDRLLLLSATPVLNHEQDFLAMLHLLDPVTYKLHDLAGFRARVKNCQEIGRFLLSFQEGANDTVLKTHLKELRKLFAEDEYLLNQADNLEKSLKAKSTEKDQIIRAIRSHISETYRLHRRMLRNRRAAVEDVIFDRDVTPKEEYDLDERSLDLHELIEKWRTTAPKEQPYQQIFLLLFLASSTWLGILEQVINARLTGKTPSQLIPEFKENELRILTTTPKFAGEEEILESCLKILHQPVDEGERTENLNTVLLNQLATYFKISASVRRNKPELITRIQHRIRRPIPGDVLPKIVVFTSFVQSGKQIVQLLANSFGAETIASHQLGEPREKVAENLTRFQNNPDCFILVCDRSGEEGLNLQFADCFIHFDLPWSPNKLEQRIGRFDRIGSKIGVQSYALLGPFLEDSPQNAWYQVLKNGFDIFERSIASLQFYVDEKLQELETALFQSGAAGLLAMISPIQQQITAETLKISEQTALDEIDILDEETTQYFQNLDDYDASHVEIKQAVEGWMCDALGFKSVNNPNSAEIKRYQPTTRTLVSLDELKTHFANNNTDQFGTYNRRIANQNSGTKLFRIGEGLVEALVSHINWDDRGKAFAVWRTDETWDAKEGKEWFGFRFNFVVETHLEAVKQVLTTYKLDNSQLKTLKRRVDALFPPMLETIFIDSRSNPMSLVEDKSLLNILQRPYKDRNSDRARDFNLAKERLGIIDGFVDASEWKNFCLQARSSSGELLLNHPKFIALHEEYAKIAEQKLNKKVEQLKLRLKRQKDDSALAEELQIESALSTAILDGICQPQIRLDSVGFIVVSGHNPL; via the coding sequence ATGATTGAGCTTGGTTCACTGGTGCAGTCCCAGAACAACTATTTGGGAATAGGAAAAGTTACTGAGATATCTCCACCTGATGTAATGGTTGAGTATTTCTGCTCAGGAGGGCAACGCCTCCAAAAAACTTTACCTTTAGATTCCCTTTCTCAAGTTAAACTTCAGCCTCAAACCCGATGCTACATTAGCGCACCCACCCAGGATACGTGGTTAATTGGCCGAATTTGTACCTGGGATGAAGATGCAGAAATGTATCAAATTGATTTACCAGATAAGAAAACGACAATTGCCACGGAACAAGAAATTTATGTCCGTTGTAATATACCCATCACAGACCCGATTGAAACTCTGGCGATGAAGGGTCACGAAACACCCTACTTTCATGACAAAAGATTAACTTTTGTGAAATCTTTGATTAAACAACGCGCTATGAGTCGCGGCATGAGAGGGTTGATTTCGGCGAACATTGAACTTTATCCTCACCAAGTGGAAGTCGTTCGGCGGGTACTGGAAGACCCAATTCAGCGCTATTTATTAGCAGATGAGGTGGGACTCGGAAAAACCATCGAAGCGGGTGCGATTCTCCGTCAATTCCTCATTGATGAACCAAAAAAAGGTGCGGTGGTATTGGTTCCGCAATATTTGCTTCCACAATGGCGGGCTGAGTTAGAAAATAAATTTTACATCTCCCATTTTGGTAAACGGGTGGTGGTGCTGGCGCTGGAAGATGTCCACAGAATCAACCAGAAAGCGAATATCGGCTGCTTAATTTTAGATGAAGCCCATCATATTGCAGCGATGGCGACTTCTAGGGATGCAGCCGTGCGTCAGCGTTTTGAGTCTTGTAAAATTCTGGCTCATAAAAGCGATCGCCTACTTTTATTATCTGCTACTCCTGTCCTCAACCACGAGCAAGATTTTCTCGCCATGTTGCATCTGCTCGATCCTGTAACCTATAAATTACATGATTTGGCAGGTTTTCGCGCCAGGGTGAAAAATTGTCAGGAAATTGGCAGATTTCTCCTTTCTTTCCAAGAAGGTGCAAATGACACTGTTCTGAAAACTCACCTCAAAGAACTGCGAAAACTGTTTGCAGAGGATGAGTATTTGCTCAATCAGGCGGACAATTTAGAAAAGTCTTTAAAAGCCAAATCCACTGAGAAAGACCAAATTATCCGTGCAATTCGCAGCCACATCAGCGAAACCTATCGGCTACATCGGCGAATGCTGCGTAACCGTCGCGCTGCGGTGGAAGATGTCATCTTTGATCGGGATGTGACACCAAAAGAAGAATATGATTTAGATGAGCGATCGCTTGATCTTCATGAACTCATAGAAAAATGGCGTACCACCGCCCCGAAAGAACAGCCCTATCAACAAATTTTTCTGCTGTTATTCCTCGCCTCTAGTACTTGGTTAGGAATTTTAGAACAAGTAATTAACGCCCGTTTAACAGGTAAAACTCCATCTCAACTCATCCCAGAGTTCAAAGAAAATGAACTTCGCATCTTAACTACAACCCCTAAATTTGCAGGGGAAGAAGAAATTCTGGAATCCTGTTTAAAAATTCTGCATCAACCTGTCGATGAAGGCGAACGCACAGAAAATTTGAACACAGTGCTACTAAATCAGTTAGCTACATACTTCAAAATTTCCGCCAGTGTTCGCAGAAATAAGCCAGAATTAATCACTAGGATACAGCATAGAATTCGCCGACCCATTCCTGGGGATGTTTTGCCGAAAATTGTCGTATTTACAAGTTTTGTCCAATCTGGTAAACAAATTGTCCAACTTTTAGCTAATAGCTTCGGTGCAGAGACAATTGCTAGCCATCAATTGGGCGAACCACGAGAAAAAGTTGCAGAAAACTTAACGAGATTCCAGAATAATCCTGACTGCTTTATTTTAGTATGCGATCGCTCTGGAGAAGAAGGACTAAACCTGCAATTTGCCGACTGCTTCATTCACTTTGACCTACCTTGGTCTCCGAATAAATTAGAACAAAGAATTGGCAGATTTGACCGCATTGGGAGTAAAATCGGAGTTCAATCTTATGCCTTGCTTGGTCCTTTCTTAGAAGATAGTCCCCAAAATGCTTGGTATCAAGTTCTCAAAAATGGGTTTGACATCTTTGAAAGATCAATCGCCAGTCTACAATTTTATGTAGATGAAAAACTGCAAGAATTAGAAACAGCTTTGTTTCAATCAGGTGCTGCGGGATTATTAGCCATGATTTCGCCAATTCAGCAACAAATCACCGCCGAAACCTTGAAAATTAGCGAACAAACTGCACTGGATGAAATTGATATTCTCGATGAAGAAACCACCCAATATTTTCAAAACCTCGATGATTACGATGCAAGTCATGTAGAAATTAAACAAGCAGTTGAAGGCTGGATGTGTGACGCACTGGGATTTAAATCAGTTAATAATCCCAACTCAGCAGAAATTAAGCGTTATCAACCCACAACTCGCACATTGGTTTCTCTAGACGAGTTAAAAACTCACTTTGCGAATAATAATACAGACCAATTTGGGACTTACAATCGCCGGATAGCAAACCAAAATTCTGGTACTAAACTCTTTCGCATTGGCGAAGGATTAGTAGAAGCACTCGTCAGCCATATAAATTGGGATGATAGAGGTAAAGCTTTTGCTGTCTGGCGCACCGATGAAACTTGGGATGCGAAAGAAGGTAAAGAATGGTTTGGTTTCCGATTCAATTTTGTAGTAGAAACACATTTAGAAGCCGTCAAGCAAGTTTTAACAACTTACAAACTAGATAATTCCCAACTCAAAACCTTGAAGCGGCGAGTTGATGCTTTATTTCCCCCGATGTTAGAAACTATCTTTATTGATAGTCGCTCTAATCCCATGAGTTTGGTTGAAGATAAATCCCTCTTAAATATTCTCCAACGACCGTATAAAGACAGAAACAGTGATAGAGCTAGAGATTTTAATCTAGCAAAAGAGCGCTTAGGAATTATTGATGGTTTTGTCGATGCTAGCGAGTGGAAAAATTTCTGCCTTCAAGCCCGTAGTAGTTCTGGAGAATTACTTTTAAACCATCCTAAATTTATCGCACTGCACGAAGAATATGCTAAAATTGCCGAGCAGAAATTGAACAAAAAAGTAGAGCAATTAAAACTGCGTTTAAAACGGCAAAAAGATGATTCTGCACTCGCTGAAGAATTACAAATAGAAAGTGCATTAAGTACAGCCATTTTAGACGGAATTTGCCAGCCTCAGATTCGGCTTGATTCAGTCGGTTTCATCGTTGTATCAGGACATAATCCTTTGTAA
- the ribD gene encoding bifunctional diaminohydroxyphosphoribosylaminopyrimidine deaminase/5-amino-6-(5-phosphoribosylamino)uracil reductase RibD encodes MDNFPVVAQANVSLTNDTQENGLILPSPVESDSAEKQKIGTDFDRAMMQRCLTLARRALGRTSPNPLVGAVVVKDGEIVGEGFHPCAGEPHAEVFALKAAGVGADSTQENRARGATVYVNLEPCNHYGRTPPCSEALIAAGVAKVVVGIVDPNPLVGGGGIARLRAAGVEVVVGVEAEACYQLNEAFIHRILYKRPLGILKYAMTLDGKIATTSGHSAWVTNQDARSEVHQLRAGCDAIIVGGNTVRKDNPYLTSHQVGAHNPLRVVMSRQLNLPEDARLWQTAEAPTVVFTEEGSSPEVQNFLRQQGVDVVELASLTPDLVMTNLYDRGFCSVLWECGGTLAASAIAQGAVQKILAFIAPKIIGGSHAATPVGDLGFTIMTEALNLERVRWRVVGSDCLVEGYLPQKNS; translated from the coding sequence ATGGATAATTTCCCAGTGGTTGCTCAAGCAAATGTATCTCTAACCAATGATACTCAGGAAAATGGGCTGATATTACCCTCGCCTGTTGAATCTGATTCAGCAGAAAAACAGAAAATAGGCACTGATTTTGACCGGGCGATGATGCAACGGTGTTTGACACTGGCGCGTCGTGCTTTGGGTCGCACTTCACCTAATCCCCTAGTCGGGGCGGTGGTTGTCAAAGATGGCGAGATAGTTGGGGAAGGGTTTCATCCCTGTGCGGGTGAGCCTCATGCAGAGGTTTTTGCCTTGAAAGCAGCAGGTGTGGGCGCGGACTCTACTCAAGAAAATCGCGCTCGTGGAGCGACAGTCTACGTTAATCTTGAACCTTGTAATCATTACGGACGCACTCCCCCTTGTTCGGAAGCGTTAATCGCAGCTGGTGTGGCGAAGGTAGTCGTTGGTATAGTTGACCCGAATCCTTTGGTCGGTGGCGGCGGTATTGCTCGTTTACGTGCGGCTGGTGTAGAGGTTGTTGTCGGCGTAGAAGCTGAAGCCTGTTATCAACTCAATGAAGCTTTTATTCACCGCATTCTCTATAAACGACCTTTGGGGATTTTGAAATACGCCATGACTTTAGATGGCAAAATTGCTACTACCTCTGGTCACAGTGCTTGGGTGACAAACCAAGATGCTCGTAGTGAAGTTCATCAACTACGCGCCGGGTGTGATGCGATAATTGTCGGTGGTAATACAGTCCGAAAAGATAATCCTTACTTAACTAGTCATCAGGTAGGAGCGCATAATCCTTTGCGGGTGGTGATGAGTCGTCAGCTCAACTTGCCTGAAGATGCCCGCCTGTGGCAAACTGCGGAGGCTCCGACTGTGGTGTTCACCGAGGAGGGTAGCTCTCCTGAAGTCCAAAATTTCTTGCGCCAACAGGGAGTTGATGTGGTAGAATTAGCATCCCTGACACCAGATTTGGTTATGACCAATTTATACGATCGCGGCTTTTGTAGCGTTTTATGGGAGTGTGGTGGTACTTTGGCCGCCAGTGCGATCGCTCAAGGTGCAGTACAAAAAATTCTGGCTTTTATTGCTCCTAAAATCATTGGTGGTAGTCATGCTGCTACCCCTGTGGGTGATTTAGGTTTTACGATCATGACCGAAGCCCTGAACTTGGAACGGGTTCGTTGGCGTGTTGTCGGTTCTGATTGCTTGGTTGAGGGTTATTTGCCTCAAAAAAACTCATAA